The following proteins are co-located in the Heteronotia binoei isolate CCM8104 ecotype False Entrance Well chromosome 21, APGP_CSIRO_Hbin_v1, whole genome shotgun sequence genome:
- the TIMM10 gene encoding mitochondrial import inner membrane translocase subunit Tim10, which produces MDPLRAQQLAAELEVEMMADMYNRMTNACHRKCVPPHYKEAELSKGESVCLDRCVAKYLDIHERMGKKLTELSMQDEELMKRMQQGAGPA; this is translated from the exons ATGGATCCGTTGAGGGCGCAGCAACTGGCAGCTGAGCTGGAAGTGGAGATGATGGCCGATATGTACAACAG AATGACCAATGCCTGCCATCGCAAATGCGTGCCGCCACACTACAAGGAGGCTGAGCTGTCCAAGGGGGAGTCGGTGTGCCTGGATCGTTGCGTTGCCAAGTATTTGGATATCCATGAACGCATGGGCAAGAAATTGACAGAGCTCTCAATGCAGGATGAAGAACTAATGAAGAGGATGCAACAAGGGGCTGGGCCAGCATAA